In one Neobacillus sp. WH10 genomic region, the following are encoded:
- a CDS encoding endospore germination permease: MTVFQLILLSMTAVGLKNHVTIISPLIQTVGRDSWLSVIVSLFLVLLWIPLLFFIHKKTRQEHLNIWMQKNIGKGLSNIFFFIIILYLTLLAGVTLRETITWVNITFLPKTPFFLLASCFALVCWVLAGTSLRTLSIVNIFLLFFIIILGFFVAFANFQYKNFSLLMPFLEHGFRPVLKGTVYQCSGMVELMLLLFLQHKTETPIRFRHFVIASILLTLLTVGPLIGAVIEFGPVEASKQRFPPYEEWGLASLGNFIEHVDFLSIYQWLSGAFVRISLFLLLIREYLPFKQKQKWFLLFILAAITAIPLLPITDFQFMEILSAIILPFTVWFFLGLSVFLGLLAAFFERKIWRTNNDV; this comes from the coding sequence ATTACAGTATTTCAATTAATCCTATTATCTATGACTGCAGTTGGCTTAAAGAATCATGTCACTATTATTTCACCACTGATACAAACTGTAGGAAGAGATTCTTGGTTAAGTGTGATTGTTTCACTTTTTTTGGTACTTCTCTGGATTCCTCTTCTATTTTTTATTCATAAAAAAACAAGGCAGGAGCACTTGAATATATGGATGCAAAAAAATATTGGAAAAGGGCTGAGCAATATCTTTTTTTTCATTATTATCCTTTATCTTACCCTTTTAGCAGGGGTTACATTAAGGGAGACAATTACTTGGGTCAATATTACTTTCCTCCCGAAGACCCCTTTTTTTTTGCTGGCATCTTGTTTTGCTTTGGTCTGTTGGGTGCTGGCAGGAACAAGTCTGCGTACCTTGAGTATCGTTAATATTTTTCTTTTATTTTTTATTATTATTCTCGGCTTTTTTGTGGCGTTTGCCAATTTTCAATACAAGAATTTTTCACTTCTTATGCCCTTTCTCGAACATGGGTTTCGGCCTGTTTTAAAAGGTACAGTATACCAATGTTCAGGGATGGTTGAATTAATGCTTCTTCTGTTTCTTCAACACAAAACTGAAACACCCATTCGGTTTCGCCATTTTGTAATAGCTTCAATTCTTTTAACATTGTTAACAGTTGGCCCTCTTATAGGGGCTGTGATTGAATTTGGACCCGTGGAAGCATCAAAACAGCGATTTCCTCCATACGAGGAATGGGGACTGGCCTCTCTGGGAAATTTTATTGAACACGTGGACTTTTTATCCATCTACCAATGGCTATCAGGAGCATTTGTCCGAATTTCATTATTTTTACTGCTAATAAGGGAATATCTCCCATTTAAACAAAAACAAAAATGGTTTCTGTTATTTATTTTAGCTGCAATTACTGCAATACCATTACTGCCAATCACTGATTTTCAATTCATGGAAATTTTATCTGCAATCATTTTACCATTTACAGTTTGGTTCTTCTTAGGCTTATCAGTTTTCCTCGGTCTATTGGCAGCGTTTTTTGAAAGAAAAATTTGGAGGACGAACAATGATGTTTAA